The Doryrhamphus excisus isolate RoL2022-K1 chromosome 18, RoL_Dexc_1.0, whole genome shotgun sequence genome contains a region encoding:
- the LOC131106543 gene encoding SUZ domain-containing protein 1-like, with protein MEDEEVAESWEEAADSGEIERRLEAKLKINQQAKKSTSSSPVRTAIVIQDSSLPAAPPPQIRILKRPSNNGTAGNAASSSRPSQQMKSLAQREAEYAEARRRILGSASSEETPQDNPCQDRSVRMTTQQAASEAVRPNNHAIRQPTGPDGTSGFRLCR; from the exons atggaggatgaggaggttGCAGAGAGCTGGGAAGAAGCGGCGGACAGCGGG GAAATCGAGAGAAGACTCGAGGCAAAGCTGAAAATAAATCAGCAGGCAAA GAAGTCCACTTCAAGTTCACCCGTGAGAACCGCCATCGTGATCCAGGACTCATCTCTTCCTGCAGCACCGCCACCGCAAATTCGAATTTTAAAACGTCCGTCAAATAACGGCACTGCGGGGAATGCCGCGTCTTCATCTCGACCTTCCCAGCAGATGAAGTCTTTGGCGCAACGTGAGGCCGAGTACGCCGAGGCCCGGCGGAGGATTCTGGGTAGTGCTTCATCGGAGGAGACCCCTCAGGACAACCCATGCCAagacag GTCAGTTCGTATGACGACGCAGCAAGCAGCCTCGGAAGCAGTTCGCCCCAACAATCACGCCATCCGCCAGCCCACCGGCCCCGACGGCACCTCCGGTTTCCGACTTTGCAGATAA